From one Rattus norvegicus strain BN/NHsdMcwi chromosome 7, GRCr8, whole genome shotgun sequence genomic stretch:
- the Upk3a gene encoding uroplakin-3a isoform X1, producing MVIGEPVQGQTFPCHKLTTMNSNEAAHGWAGLKTFLSTELAAPLRLILEARVQEVRHLHPAVNLQPQLASVTFATNNPTLTTVALEKPLCMFDSSEPLSGAYEVYLYAMVDSAISWNVSVQDSTGAPLSTTFRQTQGGRSGPYKAVAFDLTPCGDLPSLDAVGDVTQASEILNAYLVRVGNNGTCFWDPNFQGLCNPPLTAATEYRFKYVLVNTSTGLVQDQTLWSDPIRTNRPSPYLAIDTWPGRRSGGMIVITSILGSLPFFLLVGFAGAIILSFVDMGSSDGETTHDSQITQEAVPKTLGASEPSYSSVNRAPPLDRAEVFSSKLQD from the exons ATGGTTATTGGAGAACCAGTCCAGGGGCAAACATTTCCATGCCACAAACTAACCACGATGAACTCAAATGAGGCTGCTCACGGCTGGGCTGGGCTTAAAACCTTTCTCAGCACTGAACTTGCTGCTCCCCTCAGACTGATTCTGGAGGCCCGGGTTCAGGAAGTCCGCCATCTGCATCCTG CTGTGAACCTCCAGCCCCAATTGGCCAGTGTGACCTTTGCCACCAACAACCCTACCCTCACCACCGTGGCCTTGGAGAAGCCTCTGTGCATGTTCGATAGCTCAGAGCCGCTCAGTGGTGCTTATGAGGTTTACCTCTATGCCATGGTAGACTCAG CTATCTCCTGGAATGTGTCTGTGCAGGACAGCACTGGCGCTCCGCTGAGCACCACGTTCCGGCAAACCCAGGGTGGGAGGTCCGGCCCCTATAAAGCTGTGGCCTTTGACCTGACCCCTTGTGGTGACTTGCCCAGCCTGGATGCTGTTGGAGATGTGACCCAGGCCTCAGAGATCCTGAATGCATATCTAGTCAGGGTGGGCAACAACGGGACCTGTTTTTGGGACCCCAACTTCCAGGGCCTCTGCAACCCACCCCTGACAGCAGCCACTGAGTACAG GTTCAAGTATGTCCTGGTCAACACGTCCACAGGCTTGGTGCAGGACCAGACACTATGGTCGGATCCCATCCGGACCAACCGGC CCTCTCCCTACTTGGCCATCGACACGTGGCCGGGCCGTCGGAGCGGAGGCATGATTGTCATTACATCCATTCTGGGCTCCTTGCCCTTCTTCCTGCTTGTGGGTTTCGCTGGAGCCATCATCCTCAGCTTTGT GGACATGGGCAGTTCTGATGGAGAAACAACACACGACTCGCAGATCACCCAGGAGGCTGTCCCCAAGACCCTGGGGGCCTCTGAACCTTCCTACTCATCTGTGAACCGGGCCCCACCCCTAGACAGAGCGGAGGTGTTCTCCAGCAAGCTCCAAGACTGA
- the Upk3a gene encoding uroplakin-3a precursor yields the protein MLLLWALLALGCLRCGWTVNLQPQLASVTFATNNPTLTTVALEKPLCMFDSSEPLSGAYEVYLYAMVDSAISWNVSVQDSTGAPLSTTFRQTQGGRSGPYKAVAFDLTPCGDLPSLDAVGDVTQASEILNAYLVRVGNNGTCFWDPNFQGLCNPPLTAATEYRFKYVLVNTSTGLVQDQTLWSDPIRTNRPSPYLAIDTWPGRRSGGMIVITSILGSLPFFLLVGFAGAIILSFVDMGSSDGETTHDSQITQEAVPKTLGASEPSYSSVNRAPPLDRAEVFSSKLQD from the exons ATGCTCCTGCTCTGGGCCCTGCTGGCCCTCGGATGCCTGCGGTGTGGCTGGA CTGTGAACCTCCAGCCCCAATTGGCCAGTGTGACCTTTGCCACCAACAACCCTACCCTCACCACCGTGGCCTTGGAGAAGCCTCTGTGCATGTTCGATAGCTCAGAGCCGCTCAGTGGTGCTTATGAGGTTTACCTCTATGCCATGGTAGACTCAG CTATCTCCTGGAATGTGTCTGTGCAGGACAGCACTGGCGCTCCGCTGAGCACCACGTTCCGGCAAACCCAGGGTGGGAGGTCCGGCCCCTATAAAGCTGTGGCCTTTGACCTGACCCCTTGTGGTGACTTGCCCAGCCTGGATGCTGTTGGAGATGTGACCCAGGCCTCAGAGATCCTGAATGCATATCTAGTCAGGGTGGGCAACAACGGGACCTGTTTTTGGGACCCCAACTTCCAGGGCCTCTGCAACCCACCCCTGACAGCAGCCACTGAGTACAG GTTCAAGTATGTCCTGGTCAACACGTCCACAGGCTTGGTGCAGGACCAGACACTATGGTCGGATCCCATCCGGACCAACCGGC CCTCTCCCTACTTGGCCATCGACACGTGGCCGGGCCGTCGGAGCGGAGGCATGATTGTCATTACATCCATTCTGGGCTCCTTGCCCTTCTTCCTGCTTGTGGGTTTCGCTGGAGCCATCATCCTCAGCTTTGT GGACATGGGCAGTTCTGATGGAGAAACAACACACGACTCGCAGATCACCCAGGAGGCTGTCCCCAAGACCCTGGGGGCCTCTGAACCTTCCTACTCATCTGTGAACCGGGCCCCACCCCTAGACAGAGCGGAGGTGTTCTCCAGCAAGCTCCAAGACTGA